The following are encoded in a window of Pangasianodon hypophthalmus isolate fPanHyp1 chromosome 14, fPanHyp1.pri, whole genome shotgun sequence genomic DNA:
- the LOC113533014 gene encoding gap junction delta-2 protein, whose amino-acid sequence MGDWSILGRFLVEVQNHSTVIGKIWLTVLLIFRILLVTLVGDAVYGDEQSKFICNTLQPGCNNVCYDTFAPVSHLRFWVFQIVLVSTPSIFYIIYALHKITKDEKVRTERAQALLHHPHVECVTQSGGEGNVYLESPSEEECVEQSLLQSDYREVSKDPTEYSGQILLIYIIHVVLRAILEIMFLVGQYYMFGFKVPFLFRCKAYPCPTRTDCFVSRATEKTIFLNFMFSTSLGCFLLNIAELHYLGWVYIFHILYTACFGCCEPKRRLHVSHSPLQLRLRHWMRGRLVLQSSSATLQSHERTATAMFSQGPSISFETDSTLECTSKTNPEEKKCTGIKLANMAKLSSKKSWL is encoded by the coding sequence ATGGGAGACTGGTCAATTCTGGGACGCTTCCTAGTGGAGGTTCAGAACCACTCCACAGTGATCGGGAAGATCTGGCTGACAGTGTTGCTGATCTTCCGAATCCTGCTGGTGACTCTAGTAGGAGATGCAGTGTACGGTGACGAGCAGTCCAAGTTCATCTGCAACACACTCCAGCCGGGCTGCAACAACGTCTGCTACGACACGTTTGCGCCAGTCTCACACCTGCGCTTCTGGGTCTTCCAGATTGTCCTGGTCTCTACACCATCCATCTTCTATATCATCTATGCTCTCCACAAAATCACCAAAGATGAGAAGGTTCGGACAGAGCGAGCCCAGGCTCTGCTCCACCACCCACATGTTGAGTGTGTTACGCAGTCGGGTGGAGAAGGCAACGTTTATTTGGAAAGTCCCAGTGAAGAGGAGTGTGTGGAGCAGAGCCTCCTGCAGAGTGACTACAGAGAGGTTAGCAAGGACCCTACTGAATATTCAGGCCAGATTTTGTTGATATACATCATCCATGTGGTTCTTCGAGCCATTCTAGAGATAATGTTCCTGGTGGGCCAATACTATATGTTCGGATTTAAGGTGCCATTTCTGTTTCGCTGCAAAGCCTACCCATGCCCAACTCGAACCGACTGCTTTGTGTCACGTGCTACTGAGAAGACCATATTCCTAAACTTCATGTTTAGCACAAGCCTGGGCTGCTTTCTTCTCAATATTGCTGAGCTTCACTATCTAGGCTGGGTCTATATCTTCCACATACTATATACAGCATGTTTCGGGTGCTGTGAACCTAAAAGGAGACTACATGTTTCCCACAGTCCTTTGCAGCTTAGGCTCAGGCATTGGATGAGAGGCAGGCTGGTCCTGCAGTCCTCTTCAGCCACTCTTCAATCCCATGAGAGGACAGCCACTGCCATGTTCTCACAGGGACCATCCATTTCTTTTGAGACAGACTCAACACTAGAGTGCACCTCGAAGACAAacccagaagaaaaaaagtgcaCAGGAATAAAATTAGCCAACATGGCTAAGTTGAGCAGCAAGAAGTCTTGGTTATGA
- the zgc:171927 gene encoding ras-related protein ORAB-1 has protein sequence MNPEYDYLFKLLLIGDSGVGKSCLLLRFADDTYTESYISTIGVDFKIRTIEMDSKIVKLQIWDTAGQERFRTITSSYYRGAHGIIIVYDVTDQESFNNVKQWLEEIDRYACENVSKLLVGNKSDLTSKKVVDFTTAKEFAETLKIPFLETSAKNASNVEKAFLTMASEIQKRVVEDSIQNETVKVGKINSAPLWHGAQKATAEEVNTCC, from the exons ATGAATCCTGAATA CGACTACCTATTCAAGCTTCTGCTGATTGGAGACTCTGGCGTGGGGAAGTCATGTCTGCTGTTGCGTTTTGCT GACGACACCTATACTGAAAGCTACATCAGCACGATAGGGGTTGACTTCAAAATCAGGACTATTGAAATGGACAGCAAGATAGTTAAACTGCAAATT TGGGATACAGCTGGCCAGGAGAGATTTCGCACTATTACCTCCAGCTATTACAGAGGTGCCCATGGGATTATCATTGTATATGATGTTACTGACCAG GAGTCCTTCAACAATGTGAAGCAATGGTTGGAGGAGATTGATCGCTATGCATGTGAAAATGTCTCGAAGTTGCTGGTGGGGAACAAAAGTGATTTAACATCAAAAAAGGTGGTGGACTTCACGACAGCAAAG GAATTTGCTGAGACACTTAAAATCCCATTCCTTGAGACAAGTGCAAAGAATGCAAGCAATGTGGAGAAGgcatttttaacaatggccTCTGAAATCCAGAAGCGAGTCGTGGAAGACAGCATTCAGAACGAGACAGTCAAAGTGGGAAAAATCAATAGTGCTCCTCTGTGGCATGGAGCTCAGAAAGCAACGGCTGAGGAGGTCAACACCTGCTGTTAG
- the zgc:113149 gene encoding nuclear apoptosis-inducing factor 1 isoform X1, whose protein sequence is MSGDPFSSTGSAVVSAHFKKRKLRFTFSEVQLLLTEVKRNRHILVGKFNQGVSSDVKKRTWAALAARINEISECHREVIEIVKKWSDLKCDTKRKVAAMRASGFSAARITDDLSPIERMVHQILQPGPGEKFPLSDSIADEDEDSQGASGMPLHIPGTANGRLPIKPRGMPHHSGMSSKGDTDLPLDMPYNYDSAVPLTDLEYEPSGTEDQGLRVSETEYPSDQNKILPEPPTADRDQIKIETQPKTSSNSTAHAGSSSRAAVCRLASQGPGSLQEHLAKSASLSLQEQQATTVLIGTLSRSLESVAESVQRLVQTQQEFARDTLRLQRDTLHVLRDFSSSALALMQDKSNGHP, encoded by the exons ATGTCTGGAGATCCGTTTTCATCTACTGGATCAGCAGTTGTATCAGCACACTTCAAGAAAAGGAAGTTGCGCTTCACATTTTCTGAGGTTCAGCTTCTGCTGACTGAGGTGAAGAGAAATCGCCACATACTGGTTG GTAAATTCAACCAGGGTGTCTCAAGTGATGTTAAGAAGCGAACATGGGCCGCTCTCGCAGCTCGCATCAACGAGATCAGTGAGTGTCACAGAGAGGTCATCGAGATTGTGAAGAAGTGGTCTGATCTCAAGTGTGACACCAAGCGCAAGGTGGCAGCCATGAGAGCTTCCGGCTTCTCTGCTGCCCGCATAACTGACGACCTTTCTCCTATCGAGAGAATGGTGCACCAGATCCTCCAGCCTGGACCTGGGGAGAAGTTCCCACTGTCAGACAGCATtgcagatgaggatgaggacaGCCAAGGTGCCTCTGGGATGCCACTGCACATCCCTGGTACGGCAAATGGCAGGCTGCCCATCAAGCCACGGGGCATGCCACACCACTCTGGGATGAGCAGCAAAGGAGACACAGATCTGCCGCTGGATATGCCGTATAATT ATGATTCTGCAGTGCCTCTTACTGACCTTGAGTATGAACCATCAGGCACAGAAG ACCAGGGCCTACGAGTCAGTGAAACAGAATACCCGTCTGATCAAAACAAAATTCTCCCTGAGCCACCCACTGCTGACAGAGACCAGATCAAAATTGAAACCCAGCCTAAGACATCAAGCAATAGTACAGCTCATGCAGGAAGCTCTTCCCGTGCAGCTGTTTGTCGTCTAGCATCACAAGGCCCAGGCAGTCTGCAGGAGCACCTCGCCAAGAGCGCCTCCCTCAGCCTCCAGGAGCAACAGGCCACCACTGTGCTGATAGGGACGCTGTCACGTTCACTAGAGTCAGTGGCCGAGTCAGTGCAGCGGCTGGTGCAGACACAGCAGGAGTTTGCACGGGACACACTGCGTCTGCAGAGAGATACACTGCACGTGCTGCGTGACTTTTCCTCCAGTGCATTGGCACTGATGCAGGACAAATCCAACGGCCACCCATAG
- the zgc:113149 gene encoding uncharacterized protein zgc:113149 isoform X2, producing the protein MHDKHCTMDIYVLQTGKFNQGVSSDVKKRTWAALAARINEISECHREVIEIVKKWSDLKCDTKRKVAAMRASGFSAARITDDLSPIERMVHQILQPGPGEKFPLSDSIADEDEDSQGASGMPLHIPGTANGRLPIKPRGMPHHSGMSSKGDTDLPLDMPYNYDSAVPLTDLEYEPSGTEDQGLRVSETEYPSDQNKILPEPPTADRDQIKIETQPKTSSNSTAHAGSSSRAAVCRLASQGPGSLQEHLAKSASLSLQEQQATTVLIGTLSRSLESVAESVQRLVQTQQEFARDTLRLQRDTLHVLRDFSSSALALMQDKSNGHP; encoded by the exons ATGCACGACAAACACTGTACCATGGATATATATGTCCTCCAAACAGGTAAATTCAACCAGGGTGTCTCAAGTGATGTTAAGAAGCGAACATGGGCCGCTCTCGCAGCTCGCATCAACGAGATCAGTGAGTGTCACAGAGAGGTCATCGAGATTGTGAAGAAGTGGTCTGATCTCAAGTGTGACACCAAGCGCAAGGTGGCAGCCATGAGAGCTTCCGGCTTCTCTGCTGCCCGCATAACTGACGACCTTTCTCCTATCGAGAGAATGGTGCACCAGATCCTCCAGCCTGGACCTGGGGAGAAGTTCCCACTGTCAGACAGCATtgcagatgaggatgaggacaGCCAAGGTGCCTCTGGGATGCCACTGCACATCCCTGGTACGGCAAATGGCAGGCTGCCCATCAAGCCACGGGGCATGCCACACCACTCTGGGATGAGCAGCAAAGGAGACACAGATCTGCCGCTGGATATGCCGTATAATT ATGATTCTGCAGTGCCTCTTACTGACCTTGAGTATGAACCATCAGGCACAGAAG ACCAGGGCCTACGAGTCAGTGAAACAGAATACCCGTCTGATCAAAACAAAATTCTCCCTGAGCCACCCACTGCTGACAGAGACCAGATCAAAATTGAAACCCAGCCTAAGACATCAAGCAATAGTACAGCTCATGCAGGAAGCTCTTCCCGTGCAGCTGTTTGTCGTCTAGCATCACAAGGCCCAGGCAGTCTGCAGGAGCACCTCGCCAAGAGCGCCTCCCTCAGCCTCCAGGAGCAACAGGCCACCACTGTGCTGATAGGGACGCTGTCACGTTCACTAGAGTCAGTGGCCGAGTCAGTGCAGCGGCTGGTGCAGACACAGCAGGAGTTTGCACGGGACACACTGCGTCTGCAGAGAGATACACTGCACGTGCTGCGTGACTTTTCCTCCAGTGCATTGGCACTGATGCAGGACAAATCCAACGGCCACCCATAG
- the zgc:101731 gene encoding SNARE_SNAP25N and SNARE_SNAP23C domain-containing protein, translated as MAAECPLRSEVTELHRRVNQVTDESLEITRNMKLLLEESKDAGIRTLVMLDEQGEQLERIEEGLDQINQDMREAEKNLTDLGKCCGLCSCDKLKNLEASEAYKKVWGNNQDGVVSSQPSSRIVDEREKMTMSGGYIRRVTNDAREDEMEENLAHVGSILGNLRSMALDMGNEIDTQNVQIERIQSKAIANVSRISEANQRANKLIAR; from the exons ATGGCTGCCGAGTGCCCCCTGAGATCTGAGGTGACGGAGCTTCACAGGAGGGTCAATCAGGTGACAGATGAG TCACTTGAGATCACCAGAAACATGAAGCTTCTGTTAGAAGAG AGCAAAGATGCAGGGATCAGGACATTGGTCATGCTAGATGAACAAGGCG AACAACTGGAGCGGATTGAAGAGGGGCTGGACCAGATCAATCAGGATATGAGAGAAGCTGAGAAAAATCTCACAGACCTTGGCAAATGTTGTGGCCTATGCTCATGCGATAA GCTGAAGAACCTTGAAGCGAGTGAAGCCTATAAGAAGGTGTGGGGTAATAATCAGGATGGTGTGGTATCTAGTCAGCCTTCATCGCGCATCGTAGATGAGCGAGAAAAAATGACAATGAGTGGTGGATACATCAGAAG AGTGACAAATGATGCACGAGAGGATGAGATGGAGGAGAATCTGGCCCACGTGGGCAGCATCCTTGGCAATTTGAGAAGCATGGCACTTGACATGGGCAATGAAATCGATACTCAGAACGTGCAGATTGAACGCATACAGTCTAAG GCTATTGCCAATGTTTCTCGCATCAGTGAGGCCAATCAGAGGGCTAACAAGCTAATAGCAAGGTAA